The nucleotide window GATTTATAGTGAAGTTGATGGAGCGGTGGATagaaatctttctttctttctttgcgtTGACCTTTTTCAGTCTTGGACAGGAGGCGGCGGGAAAATACTGATATATTCTTTCACCTGGACTTTGTTGATTTACAGCTTTATCCCCGCTATTGTGAAAGATAGTGTTTTAGACGTTTCTGTTTATTTTAATTGTTTGCTCATCGAGGCTTCACAATCGTCGTGGCTGTTAGTTTGATGGTTCTGACAATATTTGCCAAACGTGTGATGTGTTAAATCTTCCTATCAAATGCTGTGACATGCCAGATTGCAGTACAGGATTTATTTAGAATAAGGAGTTAATTTATATTGTACAACGATCACAAATGGATGGATTTTCATTATACTCGATTGATTCTTTTCTCTGcatttcttttgttatttgaaGATGGATGGGAGAATCGGTGGGTCAAATCTGATTGGAAGAAGGATGAGAATATGGTTGGCGACTGGAACCATACCTCTGGCAAATGGACTGGTGATCCCGAAGATAAAGGTACTCCTCTATAGATTGTAAAGATCATTGTATGATCTTTGTTGTAAAGCTGCAGTCCAAAGCTTAATATCGAATAATTCCACTATGAAAAATTTGGATGCCTTTTGTTGATATAGTGATCTCTTGGTTTAATGAATTCCTTTACTGCAGGCATCCAGACCACTGAAGACTACAGATTCTATGCTATTTCAGCTGAGTTTCCTGAGTTCAGCAACAAGGATAAGACATTAGTGTTGCAATTCTCAGTTAAACATGAACAGAAACTTGACTGCGGAGGTGGCTACATTAAGCTGCTAAGTGGTGAAATTGATCAGAAGAAATTTGGTGGAGAGACCCCCTATAGGTACTTTTTACCTTCGTTGATTCCCTTCCATATAGCAACTGACACTGTACCTTcttatttattttcctttttagtaATCCAAATTGATTGTCTGCATTTTGAAATTGCAGTATCATGTTTGGGCCTGATATCTGTGGGTTCAGCACCAAAAAGGTTCATGCTATCTTCACACGTGATGGAAAGAACCACTTGATCAAGAAAGAAGTTACTTGCGAGACTGACCAGCTAACTCATGTTTACACTTTCGTTGTCCGCCCTGATGCTACGTATACTATTCTTATCGATAACAATGAGAAGCAAACGGGTAGCCTATATAATGATTGGGATATCCTTCCCCCAAAGCAAATTAAGGATCCTGATGCAAAGAAGGTAAGCACCTTCTAGTAATTAATCTTAACTAGCTGAGGATTGTGTTCTTTGATTGTATGCATTTATTTGATTGAATTGTCTGATGTCATAGCCAGAAGATTGGGATGACAAGGAATACATCCCTGATCCCGAGGACAAGAAACCAGAGGTAATCTTGACTTTATTATCATACCTTTTCCCGTTTTGGTTTGGATTTTTGCTCAGGCAATGAGGTGGCACTGTGCCAGAGTTTGTAGTTCTTTACTGTTTGTTTTGGGGAGATGTCAATGTAATATTTTGTATTTACCCCTTGTATAATAGAGCTGTTGAATGACTTTGCACTCTGTTGTGTTTTGGCTTGCAAAAAGGCTGCAATTTTCTGTTCTGTATCAAATTCAGTGCTGCCATGTTCAGTATTTTGATAGGAAAAAAGTGGATCATATACATCGTGCATGTGCGTGTgtgcgctatatatatatatatatatatatatatatatatatatatatatatatatatatatatatatatatatatatatatatatatatatatatgcgattaTATATAATGGGTTTTTTGTTCAGTGCTTGTGCATGAatttttgtgtgtgtatatatgtattgtAATTTTGCTATTATTGATCATTTTAATTTTCATCTTATATTTCTTTGCATGACAATAAGAAACATACATCTATGCTTTTTGTTGCTTACACGCTATTCCTATTTATTTTATCTTGATGTATGGTACCTTTTGATGGCATGAAACTAACTTAACCTTATTGATGAAGGGGTATGATGACATTCCTAAGGAGATCCCTGATCCTCATGCGACAAAGGTATGATTTTCTTAGTACTGCTTCTAGGAAGTGTTGTTCTTGTGTCATGTACTCTCACCATCTTTTGCTATTGTGTAATTGTCCAGCCAGAAGattgggatgaagaagaagatggtgaATGGACATCCCCAACCATTCCAAACCCTGAATATAAGGGACCCTGGAAGCAAAAGGTCTATAGAGCTAGTCTTTCTAACCAGCATCAGCATTAGAGCTTGATTGAAAATCCTGATTATTTGCTTTGCTCTCTTTACAGAAAATCAAGAATCCTAATTATAAGGGGAAGTGGAAGGCACCAATGATTGACAATCCAGGTACTTCTTTTTTGTTACTTTGAAGTTAGTATGTTCTTCCTTTTCTGTCAGTTGACTTTGACCTTTAATCTCCATGCAGATTTCAAGGACGATCCCTACATTTATGCTTACCCCAACTTGAGATATGTAGGCATTGAGTTGTGGCAGGTAAAGCTACAATTCCCTCCACTTGAGTCTAATTTCCATATTGAGTGTATGACAACCTTATGTGCTTTTCAGGTCAAAGCTGGGTCACTATTTGACAACATTTTGGTCTGTGATGATCCTGAGTATGCTAAGAAAATTGCCGAAGAAACATGGGGCAAGCTTAAGGATGTAGGCGTTTCAAAATTCCAATTGTTGACAGTATCTCATAGAATAATCAACTACtaaattcttttattttatttttcaggcTGAAAAGGCTGCATTTGATGAGgctgagaaaaagaaagaagaagaggtatgCTGGCATTTTTCTCACCTCAGTAGTTCTTATATCCTGTTGTTTTTTCAGTGACATATGCATATCCTTCCATGctatttttctttaaaaactaTTGCATTTTCTTTCAAAGATTATACAATAGATAAAGATTGCTGGGGTTTGAAGAGATTCTCTTCTtatataaccaattgatgacaaaatGTCTTTCTACTCATTTCTTAACATAGATTCCTGAAATATTGAGTTGTGTTACAAGTGCAATGCCTTTGGTGCTGTGTGAGTTAATTTAGATCTTCATATAGATTACTTTTCCAATTAGGTAGACTTCTATACATAATGATTGCATggatttgatttgacataaatatgTTCTGATAAATTAGGTGGTTTCTTCAGATATGTAAATTAAGAAAGCAACCAAGTTATctagatttaaatatattatcCAACACACTATTTTCTGAAGATTTTACAAGTTTCTGGGTTCCTAGGGTCTGTGAGGGAAATTCTGAGATTTAAGAGAGAGCTTTTTGGACTTTACGTCATATCATGACCATTTTAGAAAGTGCATTAAAATCTGGTTGTAATTTTCACAAGTGGTTGATC belongs to Musa acuminata AAA Group cultivar baxijiao chromosome BXJ1-11, Cavendish_Baxijiao_AAA, whole genome shotgun sequence and includes:
- the LOC103972398 gene encoding calreticulin; the protein is MAIRRRSPLAAAITVTLAVMSIASAEVYFEERFGDGWENRWVKSDWKKDENMVGDWNHTSGKWTGDPEDKGIQTTEDYRFYAISAEFPEFSNKDKTLVLQFSVKHEQKLDCGGGYIKLLSGEIDQKKFGGETPYSIMFGPDICGFSTKKVHAIFTRDGKNHLIKKEVTCETDQLTHVYTFVVRPDATYTILIDNNEKQTGSLYNDWDILPPKQIKDPDAKKPEDWDDKEYIPDPEDKKPEGYDDIPKEIPDPHATKPEDWDEEEDGEWTSPTIPNPEYKGPWKQKKIKNPNYKGKWKAPMIDNPDFKDDPYIYAYPNLRYVGIELWQVKAGSLFDNILVCDDPEYAKKIAEETWGKLKDAEKAAFDEAEKKKEEEEVKDDESDLDNEDEDDAEDADSKSDSDAEEDNETPHDEL